The proteins below come from a single Hemitrygon akajei chromosome 2, sHemAka1.3, whole genome shotgun sequence genomic window:
- the LOC140721724 gene encoding epidermal differentiation-specific protein-like, with protein sequence MSKIILYDELDFNGSHKEFADNISDLADEIFSDAARSLKVHGQHWVAYTEAKFRGKFKVFGQGDHESLGELDQKIRSLRLVKEDLKNPEIILYEHVDYQGSSRSIEETVNDLTRAGFNDLVSSHKVKQGVWILYQDMNLTGERLITFKGDQWPNYVPLGWNDKLSSLKPLLNSDFEV encoded by the coding sequence ATGAGTAAAATTATTCTGTACGATGAACTCGATTTTAACGGCTCACACAAAGAATTTGCGGACAATATATCCGACCTTGCCgatgagatcttcagtgatgctgcCCGCTCGCTCAAAGTTCATGGCCAGCACTGGGTGGCGTATACGGAGGCAAAATTCCGAGGGAAGTTCAAAGTGTTTGGACAAGGAGACCACGAATCTCTGGGCGAGCTGGATCAGAAGATTCGCTCCTTGCGGCTGGTGAAGGAGGATTTGAAGAACCCGGAGATCATTCTGTACGAGCATGTCGATTACCAGGGCAGCTCCCGCAGCATTGAGGAAACGGTGAACGATCTGACAAGAGCCGGGTTCAACGATCTCGTCTCTTCCCACAAGGTGAAGCAGGGCGTGTGGATCCTGTATCAGGACATGAACCTGACCGGTGAGAGACTTATCACCTTCAAGGGCGACCAATGGCCTAACTATGTCCCTCTCGGCTGGAATGACAAGCTGTCTTCACTCAAGCCCCTGCTGAACAGCGACTTCGAGGTGTGA